The genomic segment GTTATTAACTGGATATATCAAATCTTTCATTTGCGAATGTAGTTTAGTGGTAAAACCTCTGCCTTCCAAGCAGATGTTGCGGGTTCGATTCCCGCCATTCGCTTTATACCAAAAAATCTCATAAGCTAAAAGGATCTGCACTTAGTGCAGATCCTTTTAGCTTATGAGATCCCGAATCACTATACTGGCTAGATTTAATCCAAACAGAGCAGGCAAATAGGAAATTGTGCCGTAATATGATCGCTTAAAATTACTGCCATCGGTTAGTTGCAGCGAATCACGATTTACTAATTCTTCAGAATATACTGCAATAATATTTGCATTAGCAAACCCTTTTCGGCGTAGACCTTTACGGATTTTGTAAGCAAACCTGCAACAATCAGTTTCAAAAATTGGTGCAATTCTTATCTTTTGCGGATCGACTCGCCCACCTGCTCCCATACTACTTGCCACTTTTACGCCATTAGTAGCTGCTGCACCAAGGAAATAAAGTTTGGGCTGCAAGCTATCAATGCAGTCTAGTACCCAATCAAACTTAGTTGTTACTAGTTCCATCATTAGGTCTGGGGTAAGAAATTCTTTGATAACCGTTAGTTGTATGTCTGGATTAATATCATGCATTCGTGCTGCCATGACATCGGCTTTATGAATATCGACTGTGCTATTGAGCGCCACAATCTGACGATTTTTATTAGAAGGATCAACGCGATCGCCATCGACTATTGTCATTTTGCCAATCCCAGCTCGGCATAAAAACTCGGCTGCAAAACTCCCCACCCCGCCCATGCCAACGACTAAAACATTGGCGCATTTGAGTTTGTTTACGCCATCTGCACCAATTAGTAATTCTGTTCGTTGTAGCCAATCTGTCATAACAAAAATAAATGTATAACTTTATCTAGCAGAGGTGATACTTCATGCCACATCTGCTCTTAATATGAGAAATAGACCATCTTTTGAGTCTTTAACTATGACCTTACCTTCTCATGCTGCGCTGACCAAAGCCGAACTACTTGAGCGTTATGCTAAAGGTGATCGTAACTTTGGGCAATCACATTTACATGACAGTGATATGCAAGGTGTCTCTTTACACGGCATTGATCTAAGCGAATCAATTTTGACTCACATTAACTTTAGTGGTGCTGATCTCCGCGGGGCTGATTTTGGCTGGGCAGATCTGAGCAGTGCAAATCTCGAAAAAGTAGATTTGCGAGGTGCAATTTTGACGAGAGCAGATTTAAGTAAAGCTAATCTAAGAGGTGCAAACCTATTGAAAGCAGATCTTAGTCTGGCCAAATTAGATCATACAAAGTTAAGTGGAACAATCATGCCTGATGGTTCTATGCATCAATGAGTCAGTTGTAATTGATGGAACTCACTAAAAAACAGAGGTCTCTGAAGTGTCGTTCTGCTGTTGGATATGGGCTTCTCACTTTATTTTTTTCTTGATAAAGTCCACTAGCTGTTGGAATTGTTTTTGCTGTGAAGCCATTTGTTGTTCTAATAGCTTCTGCTTAGCTTCTAGTTCTTCAATTCGTTTAACTAGAGCATCATCTGACCGAGTAGAAACGCTATTCTCAGTTGTTGGGGCGATAGGCATGATTGAAGACCGTGGACGCTTTTCTGCCAGGGCCATCGCTCTTTTGATTGCGGGTATCAGTTCTTTTTGCTCAAAAGGCTTTTCAATAAATACAAAGTACTTATCTTCAAATGGTTCTCCAATTTTACTAGTGACCTCTTCCTTCCGACCAGACATTAA from the Pseudanabaena sp. BC1403 genome contains:
- a CDS encoding ThiF family adenylyltransferase, with the translated sequence MTDWLQRTELLIGADGVNKLKCANVLVVGMGGVGSFAAEFLCRAGIGKMTIVDGDRVDPSNKNRQIVALNSTVDIHKADVMAARMHDINPDIQLTVIKEFLTPDLMMELVTTKFDWVLDCIDSLQPKLYFLGAAATNGVKVASSMGAGGRVDPQKIRIAPIFETDCCRFAYKIRKGLRRKGFANANIIAVYSEELVNRDSLQLTDGSNFKRSYYGTISYLPALFGLNLASIVIRDLIS
- a CDS encoding pentapeptide repeat-containing protein; the protein is MTLPSHAALTKAELLERYAKGDRNFGQSHLHDSDMQGVSLHGIDLSESILTHINFSGADLRGADFGWADLSSANLEKVDLRGAILTRADLSKANLRGANLLKADLSLAKLDHTKLSGTIMPDGSMHQ
- a CDS encoding PleD family two-component system response regulator, with protein sequence MAARKILVIDDSRVIRNMVRDMLPPANFEVLEAADGIKGLEMIQQEKPWMIMLDFLLPKMSGFEVYEALQQSPDLSRIPLVLMSGRKEEVTSKIGEPFEDKYFVFIEKPFEQKELIPAIKRAMALAEKRPRSSIMPIAPTTENSVSTRSDDALVKRIEELEAKQKLLEQQMASQQKQFQQLVDFIKKKIK